One genomic segment of Clostridium estertheticum subsp. estertheticum includes these proteins:
- a CDS encoding M23 family metallopeptidase — protein MNKNANNKALNFFKKEGFYVILFVCLCIVAAVASITANNKSKIASKQEAVQKEQANAGNVNGGNQKKYDGALQVKKENIAKTKELKPVPNIKSVATAAVSSSVNAQFANPVANGLLARAYSKEIDSVVFKTDGSYRTNLGVDIQAKTGEPVVAVMDGIVKEVGTDVVGQNGNMVVIDHQNGLVTKYTSLSEKILVKKGDKISKKQQIGTVGNSSLNSYKEVYGSHLHFEVLQNNTNIDPAKYIKYDKYQSTKTK, from the coding sequence ATGAATAAAAACGCAAACAATAAGGCATTAAACTTTTTCAAGAAGGAGGGCTTCTACGTAATTTTATTTGTTTGTTTATGTATAGTAGCTGCAGTGGCATCTATAACAGCAAATAATAAAAGTAAAATTGCAAGCAAGCAGGAAGCAGTACAAAAGGAACAAGCGAATGCAGGTAATGTAAATGGAGGGAATCAAAAGAAATACGATGGTGCTCTTCAAGTGAAAAAAGAAAATATAGCTAAGACTAAAGAACTTAAACCAGTGCCTAACATAAAAAGTGTAGCAACTGCTGCAGTTTCTAGCTCAGTTAATGCTCAATTTGCAAATCCAGTGGCTAATGGGCTACTCGCAAGAGCATATTCAAAAGAAATTGATTCAGTAGTGTTTAAGACTGATGGAAGCTATAGAACAAATTTAGGAGTTGACATTCAAGCTAAAACAGGTGAGCCGGTGGTTGCGGTAATGGATGGAATAGTTAAAGAAGTTGGTACTGATGTTGTAGGTCAAAATGGGAATATGGTTGTAATAGATCATCAAAATGGCCTTGTTACTAAATATACTAGCTTAAGTGAAAAAATATTAGTAAAAAAGGGCGATAAAATAAGTAAGAAACAGCAAATTGGTACAGTGGGAAACTCTAGTTTAAATTCATATAAAGAAGTATATGGTTCTCATTTGCATTTTGAAGTTTTGCAAAATAATACGAATATTGATCCTGCTAAATATATAAAATATGATAAATACCAATCCACAAAAACAAAATAA
- the metK gene encoding methionine adenosyltransferase, translating to MKRLFTSESVTEGHPDKICDQISDAVLDAILEQDPYARVACETAVTTGMVLVMGEITTNCYVDVPKVVRNTIEGIGYTRAKYGFDASTCAVITSINEQSSDIAMGVDEDLESKEGRTSKVDSIGAGDQGMMFGFATNETPEYMPLPISMAHRLARRLSEVRKDGTLKYLRPDGKTQVTVEYEDNKPVRIDTIVISTQHGVEATHDQIEKDLIENVIKPIVPSELLDENTKYYINPTGRFVIGGPQGDSGLTGRKIIVDTYGGSGRHGGGCFSGKDPTKVDRSAAYAARWVAKNLVAAGVSDKLEIQLAYAIGVAKPVSIEAETFGTGKISDDKIVAIIEKVFDLRPAVIIRELDLRKPIYKQVAAYGHFGRNDLDLSWEKLNKVDEIKKYL from the coding sequence ATGAAAAGATTATTCACATCAGAATCAGTTACAGAAGGACATCCAGATAAAATTTGTGACCAAATTTCAGATGCTGTACTTGATGCTATATTAGAACAAGATCCTTACGCTAGAGTTGCTTGTGAAACTGCAGTTACTACTGGAATGGTATTGGTTATGGGAGAGATAACAACTAATTGTTATGTAGATGTTCCTAAAGTTGTTAGAAATACTATTGAAGGTATAGGATACACTAGAGCGAAATATGGTTTCGATGCTAGTACATGCGCAGTAATTACATCTATTAATGAACAATCATCAGATATAGCTATGGGTGTTGATGAAGACTTAGAGTCTAAGGAAGGCCGTACATCGAAAGTTGATTCAATAGGCGCTGGAGATCAAGGTATGATGTTTGGGTTTGCCACTAATGAGACACCAGAGTATATGCCTCTTCCAATTTCTATGGCACATAGATTAGCAAGAAGATTAAGTGAAGTAAGGAAAGATGGTACATTAAAATACTTGAGACCAGATGGAAAAACTCAAGTTACTGTAGAGTATGAAGACAATAAACCAGTTAGAATAGATACTATTGTTATTTCAACTCAACATGGAGTAGAAGCAACTCATGATCAAATTGAAAAAGATTTAATAGAAAACGTAATAAAGCCAATAGTTCCAAGTGAATTATTAGATGAAAATACGAAATATTATATAAATCCTACAGGTAGATTTGTTATCGGAGGACCACAAGGTGATTCTGGTTTAACAGGAAGAAAAATAATAGTTGATACTTATGGAGGATCTGGTAGACATGGCGGTGGATGTTTCTCAGGAAAAGATCCAACGAAAGTTGATAGATCAGCTGCATATGCTGCAAGATGGGTTGCTAAAAATTTAGTAGCTGCAGGGGTTTCAGATAAATTAGAAATTCAGTTAGCTTATGCTATAGGTGTAGCCAAGCCAGTATCTATAGAAGCAGAAACTTTTGGAACAGGAAAAATTTCTGACGATAAAATAGTTGCAATAATCGAAAAAGTATTTGATTTAAGACCAGCTGTTATTATAAGAGAATTAGATCTTAGAAAACCTATTTATAAACAAGTAGCAGCTTATGGACATTTTGGAAGAAATGATTTGGATTTAAGTTGGGAAAAATTAAATAAGGTTGATGAAATAAAAAAATATTTATAA
- a CDS encoding rod shape-determining protein, giving the protein MFFLKMGTDMGIDLGTATVLVYIKGKGVILKEPSVVAIDRSNNRVLAVGEEARQMIGRTPGNIVAIRPMRDGVISDYDITEKMLKHFIKKACGKRRLSAPRVVICVPCESTEVERRAVEDAARNAGAKKVQLIEEPLAAAIGAGLDISKASGNMVIDIGGGTTDIAVISLGGMVVRESIKVAGDRFDENIIKYIRKKHKLMIGERTAEDLKINIGCAYRQDEEESMEIRGRDLVTGLPKNLAVTSEEMREALKEAVSQIAGCAHSVLEKTPPELSADIADKGIIMTGGGSLLKGLDKLIQEVTKVPVYLAEDPISCVALGTGKVLDYVDKLGNSFGGYNNYLSK; this is encoded by the coding sequence ATGTTTTTTTTAAAAATGGGCACGGACATGGGAATTGATTTAGGAACAGCAACAGTACTTGTATATATCAAAGGAAAAGGCGTTATTTTAAAAGAACCTTCTGTTGTTGCCATAGATAGAAGTAATAATAGGGTATTAGCAGTTGGAGAAGAAGCTAGGCAAATGATAGGAAGAACGCCGGGAAATATTGTGGCAATACGTCCTATGAGGGACGGTGTTATTTCAGATTATGATATAACTGAAAAAATGTTAAAACACTTTATAAAGAAGGCTTGTGGTAAAAGAAGATTATCCGCTCCAAGGGTTGTGATTTGCGTCCCTTGTGAGTCAACTGAAGTGGAAAGAAGAGCAGTCGAAGATGCAGCTAGAAATGCAGGAGCTAAAAAAGTTCAACTTATAGAGGAACCTTTAGCGGCAGCGATAGGAGCTGGACTCGACATTAGTAAAGCAAGTGGTAATATGGTTATTGATATTGGTGGAGGTACTACCGATATTGCGGTTATTTCTTTAGGAGGCATGGTCGTACGTGAATCTATTAAAGTAGCTGGAGACAGGTTTGATGAAAATATCATAAAATATATTAGGAAAAAGCATAAATTAATGATTGGAGAGAGAACTGCAGAGGATTTAAAAATCAACATAGGTTGTGCTTATAGACAAGATGAAGAGGAAAGCATGGAGATAAGAGGAAGGGACTTAGTTACAGGTCTTCCGAAAAATCTGGCAGTAACATCCGAGGAAATGAGAGAAGCTTTAAAAGAGGCAGTATCGCAAATAGCGGGATGTGCACATTCAGTGTTAGAAAAAACACCGCCTGAGTTATCGGCGGATATAGCTGATAAAGGTATAATTATGACTGGTGGAGGTTCATTGTTAAAGGGACTCGACAAATTAATACAAGAGGTTACTAAGGTTCCAGTATATTTGGCTGAGGACCCGATATCATGTGTAGCACTCGGAACAGGTAAAGTATTGGATTACGTGGATAAATTAGGTAATTCATTTGGTGGATATAACAATTATTTATCAAAGTAA
- a CDS encoding ATP-dependent RecD-like DNA helicase, which produces MSEIQGTIEDIVFHNEDNGYMIAHLNDNKKQITVVGVVPYISEGQNLKLTGEWVNHPQFGKQFKIVQCEEIIPSSLMGIEKYLSSGVIQGIGPVTAKKIVQRFGEDTMNILDNEIEKLKEIDGIGQKKIQLIFESYAKQREVKNIMIFLQTYGVTPSQCVKIYKKYGAESIKVVQDNPYVLTETISGVGFKIADKIARSLGIDKESPFRIQSGINYVVNEFCAMGNTYMPLFKLYKQSKNILGVTDEEIEKNIYDNVLNGKLKIENIDEEDCVFTMPFYYCELSITKKIITLSIEEYEELEIDIEEKINDFENEKNIQFATSQRSAICGAMENSIEIITGGPGTGKTTIINCIIEMFEKAGLKVYMAAPTGRAAKRMTEATGREAKTIHRLLELGIGGDDSSQFTKSEESPLDCDVLIVDEASMIDIMLMNSLLNAITIGTRLIIVGDVDQLPSVGPGNVLRDLIDSKSVKVVKLKEIFRQAQESMIIVNAHKINNGEMPILNKKGKDFYFIENNEPEKTLNNIIALINTRLPNFNKEWDKMKNIQILSPMRKGILGIENLNIELQKILNPKIKGKKEKEFRNTIFRVGDKVMQIKNNYSMKWHKMNAKADDGTGIFNGDVGYVEDINDDNENVVVIFDDDKRVEYEGVNLDELMLAYAITIHKSQGSEFEVVIMPMFMGPPLLMNRNLLYTGITRAKNMVVLVGERKAISFMKDNNRSFERYSALGFRIKQIVDANLSLD; this is translated from the coding sequence ATGTCAGAAATACAAGGAACAATCGAAGATATAGTATTTCATAATGAAGACAATGGATATATGATTGCTCATTTAAATGATAATAAAAAACAAATAACCGTGGTTGGCGTTGTGCCATATATAAGTGAAGGTCAGAATCTGAAGTTAACTGGAGAGTGGGTCAATCATCCTCAATTTGGTAAACAATTTAAGATAGTCCAATGTGAGGAAATTATACCTAGCTCACTTATGGGTATAGAAAAATATTTATCTTCAGGAGTTATTCAGGGAATAGGACCTGTAACTGCTAAAAAAATAGTACAGCGCTTTGGCGAAGATACTATGAATATATTAGATAATGAGATAGAAAAATTAAAAGAAATTGATGGTATAGGACAAAAAAAGATTCAGTTAATATTTGAATCTTACGCAAAGCAACGAGAAGTAAAAAATATTATGATATTTCTTCAAACATATGGAGTAACACCTAGCCAATGTGTAAAAATATATAAAAAGTATGGAGCAGAATCGATAAAAGTAGTTCAAGATAATCCTTATGTACTAACTGAAACTATTTCCGGTGTAGGATTTAAAATTGCAGATAAGATAGCGCGGAGTTTAGGGATTGATAAAGAATCACCTTTTAGAATACAAAGTGGGATTAATTATGTGGTTAATGAATTCTGTGCTATGGGAAACACTTATATGCCCCTTTTTAAATTGTATAAGCAATCTAAAAACATTCTTGGGGTTACTGATGAAGAAATTGAGAAAAATATTTATGATAATGTATTGAACGGGAAATTGAAGATTGAGAATATAGATGAAGAAGACTGCGTTTTTACTATGCCTTTTTATTATTGTGAATTAAGTATAACTAAAAAAATTATAACCTTATCTATAGAAGAGTATGAAGAATTAGAAATAGATATAGAAGAAAAAATTAATGATTTTGAGAACGAAAAAAATATACAATTTGCGACTTCTCAAAGAAGTGCAATTTGCGGGGCTATGGAAAATAGTATTGAAATTATAACAGGAGGACCAGGTACAGGTAAAACAACTATAATCAATTGCATTATAGAAATGTTTGAAAAAGCAGGACTTAAAGTGTATATGGCTGCTCCCACAGGACGCGCTGCGAAAAGGATGACTGAAGCTACTGGGCGTGAAGCGAAAACAATACATAGACTGCTAGAGCTTGGGATAGGTGGAGATGACAGTTCGCAGTTTACTAAAAGCGAGGAATCTCCACTTGATTGTGATGTATTAATTGTTGATGAAGCATCTATGATAGACATAATGCTTATGAATAGTTTGTTAAATGCGATTACAATAGGGACTAGACTTATAATAGTTGGTGACGTTGATCAGTTACCATCAGTTGGACCGGGTAACGTTCTGAGAGACCTTATTGATAGCAAAAGTGTTAAGGTGGTTAAACTTAAGGAGATTTTTAGGCAAGCACAGGAAAGTATGATTATTGTAAATGCCCATAAGATTAATAATGGTGAAATGCCTATTCTAAATAAAAAGGGTAAAGATTTTTATTTTATTGAAAACAATGAACCGGAGAAAACTTTAAATAACATAATAGCTTTAATAAATACAAGATTACCTAATTTTAATAAAGAGTGGGATAAAATGAAGAACATTCAAATATTATCACCCATGAGGAAAGGCATACTCGGCATAGAAAATTTAAATATCGAACTTCAGAAAATATTAAATCCTAAAATTAAAGGTAAAAAAGAAAAAGAATTTAGAAATACCATATTTAGAGTTGGTGACAAGGTTATGCAAATAAAAAATAATTACTCTATGAAGTGGCATAAAATGAACGCAAAGGCAGATGATGGCACTGGAATTTTTAATGGTGATGTAGGTTATGTAGAAGATATTAATGATGATAATGAGAATGTTGTTGTCATTTTTGATGATGATAAGCGCGTAGAATACGAGGGTGTGAATTTAGATGAACTAATGCTTGCTTATGCTATAACGATACATAAGAGTCAAGGAAGTGAGTTTGAAGTTGTAATTATGCCTATGTTTATGGGGCCACCACTTTTAATGAATAGAAATTTGCTATATACAGGTATAACTAGGGCTAAAAATATGGTTGTTTTAGTGGGAGAGAGAAAAGCTATTAGTTTCATGAAAGACAATAACAGAAGTTTCGAGAGATATTCTGCACTGGGATTTAGAATAAAACAAATAGTAGATGCAAATCTCAGTCTAGATTAA
- the spoIIID gene encoding sporulation transcriptional regulator SpoIIID, whose translation MKDYIEDRVLEVAKYIIESKSTIRRTAKVFGVSKSTIHKDMTERLPTLNPKIASEAKTILDLNKAERHIRGGDATRLKYKAIEG comes from the coding sequence TTGAAAGACTATATTGAAGACAGAGTATTGGAAGTTGCTAAGTATATTATTGAGTCAAAATCCACAATAAGAAGAACCGCCAAGGTATTTGGAGTTAGCAAGAGTACTATACACAAAGACATGACTGAGAGATTACCAACATTGAATCCTAAAATTGCTAGTGAGGCAAAAACAATTTTAGATTTAAATAAAGCTGAAAGACATATTAGAGGTGGAGATGCAACTAGGCTTAAATATAAGGCAATTGAAGGATAA
- the yyaC gene encoding spore protease YyaC: MSKAKTHYKDPLAYYTISNFLKDYIDKNTLVVCIGTDRCIGDCLGPLVGTFLKNSSFPLPVYGTIDNPIHALNIDSKLSEINAKHPNCTIIGVDACLGDIANIGEIQARNYPIHPGKGVGKNLPKVGNISLVGIVDSSNDSELFTNRNIRLSLVMEIANVLSRSLIHSYYLYSLTTDQNNLIPINML, from the coding sequence TTGAGCAAAGCTAAAACCCATTATAAAGACCCTTTAGCATACTATACAATTTCTAATTTTCTAAAAGACTATATTGACAAAAACACTCTAGTCGTTTGCATAGGTACCGATAGATGTATAGGTGATTGCCTTGGACCTTTGGTTGGTACCTTTTTAAAGAATAGTTCCTTTCCATTACCCGTTTATGGCACTATAGATAATCCAATTCATGCCTTAAACATAGATAGTAAGTTATCTGAAATAAACGCTAAACATCCAAACTGCACTATCATAGGTGTTGATGCTTGTCTCGGCGATATTGCAAATATTGGTGAAATCCAAGCTAGGAATTATCCAATCCATCCTGGTAAAGGCGTAGGTAAAAACCTTCCTAAAGTAGGCAATATCTCATTAGTTGGTATAGTAGATTCAAGTAATGATAGTGAATTATTCACTAATAGAAACATAAGACTTAGTTTAGTAATGGAAATTGCTAATGTTTTAAGTAGATCCCTTATACATTCATATTATTTATACTCACTTACCACTGATCAAAACAATTTAATTCCTATTAACATGCTCTAA